One Palaemon carinicauda isolate YSFRI2023 chromosome 4, ASM3689809v2, whole genome shotgun sequence DNA segment encodes these proteins:
- the LOC137639783 gene encoding uncharacterized protein, with amino-acid sequence MKNAAANESGHHYLRRRLESLIKRIRALFEELKKARLDINLKKSEFARTKIVYLGHEVGLGKVSVQQAYVEAITEFPIPKNKREVRKFLGMVGYYRRFVKNFADLAAPLTNLLKKDVAFI; translated from the exons ATGAAAAACGCAGCGGCTAATGAATCTGGTCACCA TTATTTACGGCGACGACTGGAGTCTCTAATCAAGCGTATTAGAGCCCTCTTCGAGGAACTGAAGAAAGCTAGGTTAGATATAAACCTAAAGAAGAGTGAGTTTGCCCGTACAAAAATAGTGTACCTGGGACATGAAGTAGGTTTGGGCAAGGTATCTGTGCAACAGGCGTATGTAGAAGCCATTACGGAATTCCCAATTCCTAAGAATAAGAGAGAAGTCCGAAAATTCCTTGGAATGGTGGGGTACTACAGGCGTTTCGTGAAAAATTTCGCAGATTTGGCGGCCCCGCTAACAAATTTATTGAAGAAGGATGTGGCATTTATCTAG